The following proteins come from a genomic window of Heyndrickxia acidicola:
- a CDS encoding lipid II:glycine glycyltransferase FemX encodes MRTFKIIEDHTEWKKILEFFPSIDCYYSFEYGQLFAEMEDGVLLGAYFEEEQSKIFYPVIKRKISSAKEEIFDIVTPYGYGGPFIQGQKGSVTRFCQMFNEYCKKNNIITETIRFHPLYQNYQYFVHDMEVDYIRQTTAVDLSRSIEEIRSNYSTMNKRNIHKASEHHLTCSVVEKSNDNIRVFMDLYKETMDRNGANSFYYFNESYFNNQLKDNEFCKTYLLFAKKDRDVLAGVLVFIGKEYAHYHLGASKTEYLHLKPNNLLFDFMIEFCKQKNTKLLHLGGGYKELDGLFKFKTSFTNNNCFLYFMGKKIHDQSRYRSLIESIQEDFILNHDYFPLYRGIQERKLNALR; translated from the coding sequence ATGAGAACATTCAAGATCATTGAAGATCATACAGAGTGGAAAAAAATCCTGGAGTTTTTCCCTTCAATTGATTGTTACTATTCTTTTGAATACGGTCAATTATTTGCTGAAATGGAGGATGGAGTCCTATTAGGCGCCTATTTTGAAGAAGAACAAAGCAAAATCTTTTATCCTGTGATCAAAAGAAAAATTAGTTCAGCCAAGGAGGAAATTTTTGATATTGTCACTCCTTACGGATATGGAGGGCCCTTTATCCAGGGGCAAAAAGGCTCTGTAACACGGTTTTGTCAAATGTTTAATGAATACTGCAAAAAAAATAACATTATTACAGAAACAATCCGGTTCCATCCTTTATATCAAAATTATCAATATTTTGTTCATGATATGGAAGTAGATTATATACGGCAGACTACAGCAGTGGATTTATCCCGTTCAATTGAGGAGATAAGATCAAATTATTCAACCATGAATAAACGAAATATTCATAAAGCAAGCGAGCATCATCTTACTTGCAGTGTTGTTGAAAAGAGCAATGACAACATTCGTGTTTTTATGGACCTATATAAAGAGACAATGGATCGTAATGGTGCAAACAGTTTTTACTATTTTAATGAATCGTATTTCAACAATCAATTGAAAGACAATGAGTTTTGTAAGACCTATTTACTTTTTGCAAAAAAAGATAGGGATGTCCTTGCAGGTGTTTTGGTCTTTATAGGAAAAGAATATGCTCATTATCATTTAGGAGCTTCTAAAACAGAGTACTTACATTTAAAGCCCAACAATCTCCTCTTTGATTTTATGATAGAGTTTTGTAAACAAAAAAACACGAAGCTTCTTCATTTGGGCGGGGGATATAAGGAATTAGATGGACTATTTAAATTTAAAACATCTTTTACAAATAATAATTGTTTTCTTTACTTTATGGGAAAAAAAATACATGATCAAAGCCGTTACAGATCGTTGATTGAAAGTATCCAAGAGGATTTTATATTGAATCATGATTATTTCCCTTTGTATCGAGGAATCCAGGAACGAAAATTAAATGCCCTTAGGTAG